One stretch of Halalkalicoccus tibetensis DNA includes these proteins:
- a CDS encoding acetamidase/formamidase family protein — translation MAFPRHPFIPHNYLHRSRAFFYRSMKTITREESGVFEFGRDMEPVITVDPGESFKIETWDPFKGQLFDHGLGDFTTEDIPVMNSPPPGFDANPVSGPVYVNGVENGDTIAVHVEEIRPQRGFTTTLENLGNLPGKEGWDDCKVNRAHEIELEPGPSGTTADGTARFEINNHDWEWELNPHSGTIVTAPGRTVQEPLTTQGPWGGNMDVRDLSQGSTVYLNSYNDGGLLFAGDVHASQSDSEYTGIAVETWSEIVLSVEVVDEEVPGIFRIEDDDHIIHVDSSQNAGNPWAALDNCFIAMMNELVTNHGFSEREAYIQMSVNPGITARTYQFIRPKFFTVGVKLNKEMLEQFSE, via the coding sequence ATGGCTTTTCCTCGTCATCCTTTCATACCACACAATTATTTACACAGGAGCCGAGCGTTCTTCTACAGAAGTATGAAAACCATCACACGAGAAGAATCGGGTGTCTTCGAGTTCGGTCGAGACATGGAACCGGTCATCACTGTTGATCCAGGGGAGAGTTTCAAGATCGAGACATGGGACCCATTCAAGGGACAGCTTTTCGACCACGGACTCGGCGACTTTACTACCGAAGACATTCCGGTCATGAATTCGCCTCCACCGGGATTCGACGCTAACCCCGTCAGCGGACCCGTGTACGTCAACGGTGTCGAAAACGGTGATACAATTGCAGTCCATGTCGAAGAGATCCGACCACAACGAGGGTTCACGACGACACTCGAGAATTTGGGGAATCTGCCCGGGAAAGAAGGATGGGACGATTGTAAGGTAAATCGCGCTCATGAGATCGAACTTGAACCGGGACCAAGCGGAACGACTGCTGATGGCACTGCTCGGTTCGAGATTAATAACCACGACTGGGAGTGGGAACTCAATCCTCATAGCGGAACAATAGTGACAGCGCCCGGACGTACCGTCCAAGAACCTCTCACGACACAGGGCCCCTGGGGAGGGAATATGGATGTTCGCGATCTTTCTCAAGGAAGTACGGTCTATCTCAACTCGTACAATGACGGGGGCTTACTCTTCGCTGGTGATGTACATGCTTCGCAAAGTGATTCCGAATATACCGGCATTGCTGTTGAAACCTGGTCAGAGATCGTACTGAGCGTTGAAGTAGTCGATGAGGAAGTACCCGGAATTTTCCGAATTGAAGACGATGATCATATCATCCACGTCGATTCTTCCCAGAACGCTGGTAATCCCTGGGCTGCTCTCGATAACTGCTTTATCGCGATGATGAACGAGCTGGTAACTAATCACGGATTCAGCGAACGTGAGGCCTATATTCAGATGAGTGTCAACCCCGGTATTACAGCTCGAACCTACCAATTTATTCGCCCCAAATTTTTCACTGTTGGAGTAAAGCTCAATAAAGAAATGCTTGAGCAATTCTCAGAGTAA